The Oceanidesulfovibrio indonesiensis genomic sequence CGGTGCTGCTCCAGTGCCAGTTGATAGTCTATCAGCGCAAGGTGTACTCCGGAATGCGCACCTTAATGAACCGCAAGGGACTCGAAGGCGTGATAGGTGCCATTTTCGACGAAGGCTTCATAACCCTTCGGTTGCCGTCCGAAGGGCTTTTCGAACCCGGCAATGCGGAAATTTCGCCTGAAGGCCGCACGGTCATCACGCAACTCAAGGACGTAGTCATACAGCGTAACGACCAGAACAGCGACATCCGGGGTTTTACGGACAATACGCCGCCCCCGGAGGACAGCCGATTCAAGGACAAC encodes the following:
- a CDS encoding flagellar motor protein MotB encodes the protein LDIGEEEVRVYECIITDADLCMLLLVLFILIYSMSTIDLTRFTDSFTSVSQALGEDGRRASPFLVEQEVGAIMQSVLLQCQLIVYQRKVYSGMRTLMNRKGLEGVIGAIFDEGFITLRLPSEGLFEPGNAEISPEGRTVITQLKDVVIQRNDQNSDIRGFTDNTPPPEDSRFKDN